The Sphingosinicella flava genome includes the window GAAGCTCCAGCCGAACAGGATCAGGGCCGACAGGATGACGGCGAAAATCAGGTTGCGTTGCTCGTTCACTTAAAGTCCTTCGTCGGTACCGGATCGTGGCCCGAGCCCCCCCAGGGATGGCAGCGGGATATGCGCTTGACGGCCAGCCAGCCGCCCTTGAGCGCCCCATAGCGCTCAAAGGCGGTGATTGCATAGGCCGAGCAGCTTGGGGAATAGCGGCAGGTGGGCGGCAGGATAAGGGACGGGCCCTTTTGCCAGCCCTTCGCCATGAGGATGAAGAGGCGGGCGATCATCCTTCCGCTCTCTTCAATTTGAGAAGCGCTTTGACGAGTTCGCTTTTAAGCGCCCCGAAATCCCGCTCGATCCCGCCCGCGCGGCCGATCAGGACATGATCGGCGCCCGCGAATCCCTCATTGGGAATGATTTCCCGGGCAAGCGCGCGAAAGCGCCGCTTCATCCGATTGCGGACGACGGCGTTGCCGATCTTCTTGGTGACGGTGATTCCAAGGCGCATGGCGGGGTCGCCATCATCTCTTGGCCGGACGAGCAG containing:
- the yidD gene encoding membrane protein insertion efficiency factor YidD, encoding MIARLFILMAKGWQKGPSLILPPTCRYSPSCSAYAITAFERYGALKGGWLAVKRISRCHPWGGSGHDPVPTKDFK
- the rnpA gene encoding ribonuclease P protein component, giving the protein MPGFVLLVRPRDDGDPAMRLGITVTKKIGNAVVRNRMKRRFRALAREIIPNEGFAGADHVLIGRAGGIERDFGALKSELVKALLKLKRAEG